In the Acropora muricata isolate sample 2 chromosome 10, ASM3666990v1, whole genome shotgun sequence genome, one interval contains:
- the LOC136888273 gene encoding ecotropic viral integration site 5 protein homolog, with amino-acid sequence MASNFNGDLEDSTISENPQLSSSSESRTKSVDEVVAEMEEQNRILSSDAKALMTIPDATLSPTSSMNNKRWSACSGGSNSIDGASADTPETPENYEEVCVEADSYHQWGQLIGNWNDAQRKRPKYVRDMVRRGIPNALRGMVWQLLSGAQDFALKELYPQLIKSTSACERMIKRDIARTFPDHSFFKDKDGIGQGTLFNVIKAYSIWDKEVGYCQGSAFIVGILLMQMPEEDAFCVFVKLMQDYRMREIFKPTMAELGLCIFQLESLLQETLPLLFSHFQAQGFHTAMYASSWFLTLFASVFPLNASFRIMDVFICEGREGLFRVILAMLTLGEDEILELDMEGMLKYFQKDMPEKYEKDMSVLMNAASKVKFSSKKLKRLEKEYTRVKHKEAEDNDELRRLKTENSLLLQRIDELEKEGADLADRLVQGQITRAEEQEEIYALRRDLVVLRRKYDAATAALLEANRRIEELVMFKNHIITEMGGRKDDTPPSPRDLRIIALEAELEEYKERDSKTNQIVNELSRKSRDLENELYLAKEGIPKEVFPRVTSTGSDEEVKKHPTGEVATSEASAS; translated from the exons ATGGCTAGCAATTTTAATGGAGATTTAGAAGATTCCACCATTTCAGAAAATCCTCAACTGTCATCAAGCTCCGAATCACGAACTAAATCCGTGGACGAAGTGGTCGCTGAAATGGAAGAACAAAACAG GATATTAAGCAGTGATGCTAAGGCATTAATGACAATACCAGATGCTACCCTGTCTCCAACAAGCAGCATGAATAACAAGCGATGGTCAGCTTGCAGTGGTGGAAGCAACTCCATAGATGGTGCATCAGCTGACACACCAGAAACACCAGAAAATTACGAAGAGGTATGTGTTGAGGCTGACTCCTACCACCAGTGGGGGCAACTCATTGGGAATTGGAATGATGCTCAAAGGAAGAGACCCAAATATGTGCGAGACATGGTCAGGAGAGGCATTCCAAATGCTTTGCGTGGGATGGTTTGGCAGTTGCTATCTGGTGCACAGGATTTTGCTTTAAAAGAGCTATATCCTCAACTCATTAAG AGTACTTCAGCTTGTGAGCGAATGATCAAACGGGATATTGCACGAACATTTCCTGATCATTCATTCTTTAAGGACAAAGATGGGATCGGCCAAGGGACTCTTTTCAATGTGATCAAG GCATACTCAATTTGGGACAAGGAAGTTGGATATTGCCAAGGAAGTGCATTCATCGTGGGAATATTGCTCATGCAG ATGCCGGAAGAAGATGCATTTTGTGTCTTTGTCAAGCTGATGCAAGATTACAGAATGAGGGAAATATTCAAGCCAACCATGGCTGAGCTTGGACTGTGTATATTTCAGCTGGAAAGTTTGCTGCAG GAGACCCTGccgcttttgttttctcattttcaaGCACAG GGATTTCATACTGCAATGTATGCCTCGTCCTGGTTCTTGACCCTCTTTGCCTCGGTGTTTCCACTGAATGCTTCATTCAGGATAATGGACGTCTTCATATGTGAG GGGAGAGAGGGCCTTTTCCGCGTTATACTGGCAATGCTTACGCTTGGAGAGGATGAAATACTTGAACTAGATATGGAGGGAATGCTAAAG TATTTCCAGAAAGACATGCCAGAAAAATACGAAAAGGACATGAGTGTTCTCATGAATGCCGCCTCTAAAGTGAAATTTAGctcaaagaaattgaagag gttagaGAAAGAATATACCCGAGTTAAACACAAGGAGGCAGAAGACAACGATGAACTTCGGCgattgaaaacagaaaatagCCTTTTACTGCAAAGAATTGATGAACTCGAGAAG GAGGGAGCCGATTTAGCAGACAGACTAGTACAG GGTCAAATTACTCGAGCTGAAGAACAAGAGGAAATCTACGCTCTAAGGCGGGACCTCGTTGTCTTGCGAAGGAAGTACGACGCTGCGACAGCGGCTCTTTTAGAAGCCAACAGACGAATAGAGGAGCTTGTTATGTTCAAA AATCATATTATCACTGAGATGGGTGGGCGAAAAGATGACACTCCCCCGTCGCCACGGGATTTAAGAATTATTGCTCTTGAAGCAGAGCTGGAGGAATACAAGGAAAGAGATTCTAAAACAAATCAAATAGTCAATGAGCTCTCCAGAAAATCACGAGATCTGGAAAACGAG CTTTACCTTGCAAAAGAAGGCATACCAAAAGAAGTCTTTCCTCGAGTGACTTCAACTGGGTCGGATGAGGAAGTGAAAAAGCATCCAACAGGCGAAGTTGCGACCAGTGAAGCAAGTGCGAGCTGA